The segment TTTCCTTCAAAAATTTTGCTCGGACATAAGGCTTGTTGATGCTTGGGGAGTAACACTTTTTTACCTAATTGAAACCAATGGGCTAAATAGTGTTTTACTTGTTCTTCCGAAGCCATATTCATAGACATTTTGTCATTGATTAGTTAATCCTATGCTAACATTTGTGAGGTTGATTGGATAGCATTCATAATTTCTAATTCATAATTCAAGGTAGGAGCTCTCCGATTAGGCTAAGATTAAGGGCGTGTCCTCCTGTAACGAGATAGACGGGGTTAGCGATCGCCCCAATTTGTCGAATAAGGCTTCCTAGGCGATCGCGGAAGGTTCGTCCCAAGGGATAGGCAGGAACCACGCCCCATCCAGTTTCTTCTGCTACCATAATGATATCTAAGGGCGTTTTTTGTAGGTTTTCGAGCAATTGATCGGTGATTTCCTTCCAAGTATCATTATCTTGTTCTAAACTGTTAGCTACCCACGTTCCCAAGGAGTCTATCAAGAGGCAATGGGGCGACTTGATGCTGTCTAGAATAGCGGATAGATCATAGGGAATACAGTGGGTTTCCCAGTCAGGAGGACGACGCTTTTGGTGTTGGGCAATTCTGGACTGCCATTCAGGATCATCGGGGTTTTCTAGGGCAGTTGCTACATAAATGACGGGTTTGTTCAATTTTTGGGCTAAAGTTTCAGCCCACTGACTTTTACCCGAACGGGTTGCCCCGGTTACTAAAATCAGTTGTCGTGTTGATGGTATTAATTGAGTCATTTAAAGTTATTGTAAATTGGTTAATGGCTGAACTTTTTGGCGGGTAAAAATAGATGAAATTTAGCTTTTTGGTGGGCATTGCCCACCCTACTTAGTTTTAAACTATACTATTTTTAATTGCTAATTACCTAACTCTATGAAGATTATTTTTTTGGGAACTCCTCAATTTGCTATTCCTACCTTACAAAAATTATTAGATCATCCTGATTTTGACGTGATAGGTGTTGTTACTCAACCCGACAAACGACGGGGAAGAGGTAATCAATTAATCCCCTCCCCTATCAAAAAAATTGCCCTAGAACACGGGTTAACTGTCTGGCAGCCGAAAAACCTCAAAAAAGCAAGAACAACCCTCTCACAGCTTAAGGAAGCCCAAGCAGATGCTTTTGTTGTTGTTGCCTACGGTCAACTACTTTCTTCTGAGATTTTAGCCATGCCTAAACTCGGTTGTATTAACGTTCATGGTTCAATTTTACCCCAATATCGGGGGGCTGCGCCGATTCAATGGAGTATTTATCACGGAGACAAAGAAACAGGTATTACTACTATGTTAATGGATGAGGGCATGGACACAGGAGCCATGTTAATCAAAGCTTATACTCCTATTCACTTATTAGATAATGCCCATGAACTTGCAGAAAAGTTAGCTGAACAAGGGGCAGACTTATTAATAGAAACCTTACAAAAACTGAAATTAGGAGATATTACAGCAACGGCTCAAGATAATGACCAAGCAACCTATGCTCCTTTAATTGAAAAATCGGATTATGTTGTTGATTGGACAAAATCTGCGATCGCTATTCATAATCAAATCCGTGCGTTTTATCCTAATTGTGTGGCAACTTTTCGTAATCAATCTCTAAAAATCATGGCAACTATTCCCCTAGGAGATACTTATTGGGAACAGTTACCCGAAGAGTTTCAAAAGCTACAACAACAAACAACAATGTTAGCTAATATTAAAGGAAAAACTGGAGAAGTGGTTAGTATTATTAAAAATTTTGGTGCAGTTATTCAAACAGGAGAGGGACTATTATTATTAAAAGAAGTGCAGTTATCAGGCAAACGTCAACAGTCGGGTTGGGATTTTGTTAACGGGACTCGTTTAGAAGTAGGAGAAATAATAACGTCATGACTATGATTTTTGTGATTATTTGATTGACTATGATTTTTTTGTTTCTACCTGACTTATGTTCTACTAAATTTTGACTACTTCATCAGGTTCACACAATTGATTAATAAACATTCCCAAACTAAGCGAGGTTGAACATAGGATAAAAGAGCTTGATGAGCCTTTTCTAATTGTTCTAATAAAGGTTTATTTCTTGTCTGGTTCCAATGGTAATATTGAAGATAATTAATTAACCATAATTGAGCTTGGGTATCTAATTCTTGACTAATGGTTTTTGCTAAGTCTAAAGCACCTAAAATGGAAGAGGGTAATTGTTGTAACTTTTGACGTAATTCTAGAGGGATGGTTTGTAATTGTTGATGAACTGCGATCGCTTC is part of the Rippkaea orientalis PCC 8801 genome and harbors:
- the cobU gene encoding bifunctional adenosylcobinamide kinase/adenosylcobinamide-phosphate guanylyltransferase, with the protein product MTQLIPSTRQLILVTGATRSGKSQWAETLAQKLNKPVIYVATALENPDDPEWQSRIAQHQKRRPPDWETHCIPYDLSAILDSIKSPHCLLIDSLGTWVANSLEQDNDTWKEITDQLLENLQKTPLDIIMVAEETGWGVVPAYPLGRTFRDRLGSLIRQIGAIANPVYLVTGGHALNLSLIGELLP
- the fmt gene encoding methionyl-tRNA formyltransferase, with the protein product MKIIFLGTPQFAIPTLQKLLDHPDFDVIGVVTQPDKRRGRGNQLIPSPIKKIALEHGLTVWQPKNLKKARTTLSQLKEAQADAFVVVAYGQLLSSEILAMPKLGCINVHGSILPQYRGAAPIQWSIYHGDKETGITTMLMDEGMDTGAMLIKAYTPIHLLDNAHELAEKLAEQGADLLIETLQKLKLGDITATAQDNDQATYAPLIEKSDYVVDWTKSAIAIHNQIRAFYPNCVATFRNQSLKIMATIPLGDTYWEQLPEEFQKLQQQTTMLANIKGKTGEVVSIIKNFGAVIQTGEGLLLLKEVQLSGKRQQSGWDFVNGTRLEVGEIITS